The genomic region GGCGTCGGGCAGCGCGTCGGCGCGGATCTTCTGCGGGTCCCGCTCGATGATGAGCACCTCGGAGCCGTTCTCCAGCAGTTCGGCGGCGATGGAACGGCCCACCTTGCCCGCCCCCGCGATCACCACCCGGCGCACGCTCGACGTCACTTTTCCTCCGGACCGGTGCGCAGCACCGTGTCGGCCGCGGTGGCCCGGGCCTTCGTCACGGCCACGTGCAGCACGTCGCCGTCCTGAACGAGGGTGCGGGCGTCGGGCAGCACGCCCTCGCCGAACCGGGTGACGCAGACGACCCGGACCCCCGCCGCCTCCTCCAGCTCGCGCAGCTTGCGGCCCGCCCAGGCGGCCCCGGGCGGGATCGCGGTCAGCAGCACCGAACCGGACGGATCGGACCACTGCGCGGTCACGGCGTCCGGGAGCAGCCGGCCGAGGATCTGGTCGCGGGTCCAGCGCACGGTCGCGACGGTGGGGATGCCGAGTCGCTCGTAGACCTCGGCGCGGCGGGGGTCGTAGATGCGCGCCACGACCCGCTCGACCCCGAACATCTCCCGGGCGACCCGCGCCGCGATGATGTTCGAGTTGTCCCCGCTGGACACGGCGGCGAACGCGGCGGCCCGCTCGATGCCCGCCTCGACGAGGGTGTCGCGGTCGAAGCCCATCCCGGTGACGCGCTGGCCGGCGAAGGTCGCGTCCAGCCGGCCGAACGCGGCCGCGTTCTGGTCGATGATCGCTACCGAGTGGCCGAGCCGCTCGACACCGCGGGCGAGGGCGGAGCCGACCCGGCCACAACCGAGGATCACGACATGCACGAGGGGAGCGTAGTCGGATCCCGCCCGCGCGGCGCGGATCGTCACCGGAGTGCTCTGTATACGGAGATCCGCCACCCTCGGGCGCGTGACCCCAACCGACACGGGTTTGTGTGTGCCACGTCACAGTTGCGTGTAGCGGTAGCCGACATCGGTAGCATCGCCGCGTGGCGCTCACGGACCGCCTGAAGCGCGGTTTCGTCGGTCGACCGATCGGGAGCGACCGGCTCGGGGAGACATTGCTCTCCAAGCGCGTCGCGTTGCCCGTTTTCGCCAGTGACGCCCTGTCGTCGGTCTCCTACGCAACGGAGGAGATCCTGCTCGTCCTGTCACTGGGCGGGTTGGCTTTCTATCACCTCTCGCCGTGGCTGGCCGGCGCCGTCATCGTGCTCATGCTGACGGTGGTCGCCTCCTACCGGCAGAACGTGCACGCCTACCCGAGCGGCGGCGGCGACTACGAGGTCGTCTCGACCAACCTCGGCCCCCGCGCCGGCCTGCTCGTCGGCAGCGCCCTTCTCGTCGACTACGTGCTGACGGTCGCGGTGTCGGTGTCGGCGGGTGTCGCGAACCTGACATCGGCGGTCACCGCGCTGGCTCCGCACAAGGTCATCATCGCCGTCGTGATCGTCATCGTGCTGACGATGATGAACCTGCGTGGCGTGCGCGAGTCCGGGACCGCCTTCGCCATCCCGACCTACGGCTTCGTGGCCGGCGTCGCCGTGATGATCGTGACCGGCCTGATCAAGACGGCGGTCGGTCACACCCCGCGGGCCGAGAGCGCGGGCTACCACGTGGTCGCCGAGCACGACTATGCCGGGCTGGCCCTGGCCTTCCTGGTCCTGCGGGCGTTCGCCTCGGGCTGCACCGCGCTCACCGGCGTGGAGGCGATCAGCAACGGCGTGCCGGCGTTCCAGAAGCCCAAGAGCCGCAACGCCGCGACCACCCTGCTGCTCATGGGCGTCATCGCGGTCGCCATGTTCGCCGGCGTGACCGCCCTGGCTCTCATCTCGGACGTGCACGTGGCCGAGCACACGAAGGACCTGGTCGGCGCCAGCGGCGAGCAGCCGACGGTCATCGCCCAGGTCGCCGCGGCCGTCTTCGGTGACGGTTCGCCGGGCTTCGTCTACATCGCCACCGTCACCACGCTCATCCTCATGCTCGCCGCGAACACCGCCTTCAACGGCTTCCCGGTGCTGGGCTCGATCCTCGCGCGTGACGGTTACCTGCCTCGCCAGCTGCACACCCGCGGCGACCGGCTGGCGTATTCCAACGGGATCGTCCTGCTGGCCGGCTTCGCGATCGTGCTGATCATCTTCTACCACGCGCAGGTCACCGCCCTGATCCAGCTGTACATCCTCGGGGTGTTCATCTCGTTCACCCTGAGCCAGACCGGGATGGTGCGGCACTGGGCGCGCATCCTGCGCTCGACCGGCCCGGCCGCGCCCGATCCCGCCGCCCGCCGGCGGATCCGCCGCTCGCAGACGATCAACTTCGTCGGCGCCTGCCTCACCGGCACCGTGCTGGTCCTCGTGCTCATCACGAAGTTCACCCACGGCGCCTGGATCGTCTGCCTGGCCATCCCGATCATCTTTCTCGGCATGCGGGGGATCCGGAGCCACTACGACCGGGTCGCCGTCGAGCTCACCCCGGAGCCGGGCCCCCCGACCCTGCCCTCGCGGATCCGGGCCGTGGTTCTCGTCAGCAAGATCCACGCGCCGACGCTGCGGGCGCTGGCCTACGCCAAGGCGTCCCGGCCGCACAGCCTCGTCGCGCTCACCGTCGCCGTGGACCAGGCCGACGCCGACCGCCTGCGCGCCGCGTGGGCGGAGCGGGGCATCAGCATCGATCTGGTGGTGCTCGCCTCCCCCTACCGGGAGGTCACCCGCCCGGTGCTGGACTACGTCGCCCGAATGCGGCGGGAGAGCCCCCGCGACGTCGTGGCCGTCTACGTCCCGGAGTACGTCGTCGGGCACTGGTGGGAGCACCTGCTGCACAACCAGAGCGCGCTGCGGCTCAAGGCCCGGCTGCTGTTCCAGCCCGGGGTGATGGTCACCAGCGTGCCCTGGCAGCTCGCCTCGTCCAGCGGCGCGGAGCGGCGGGTGGAGCGGACCGGTGCGGGCGCGGTGCGCCGTGGCCGAGCCGCCCTGCCGGGCCCCGCCACCCTGGAGGCGACCCGCGGGTCCACGGGCGCGGCCGGCCCCGCCGCTGCCGGGTCGACGCCGGTGGAGCGGGAGTGACCCCCGCTCGCCGCCGGCCGGCCGGCGGGCCTGCCACCCGTCCTCACTCTGCTTCGGCGGGGAAAACTGCCGGTTCGGCGGGGAATGCAGCCGGTCCGGCGGGCAGAACGGCCGGTTCGGCGGGCAAAACGGCCGGTCCGGCGGGGAAAGCGGCCGGTGCGACAGGGCAGGCGGCCGGTCCGGCGAGGGCCGACGCCGATGCGGCGACCGCGGTGGGTTCGATCATCGAGCTGGTGGTGGGGCAGGTGGCCCACGGCGGGTTCTGTGTGGCGCGCGCGGGCGGACGGGTCGTGTTCGTCCGCCATGCGCTGCCCGGAGAGCGCGTCCGGGCCCGGGTCACCGACGACTCCCACGACCGCTACTGGCGCGCCGACGCCGTCGACATCCTCACCCCCGCGCCGCAGCGGGTGGCGGCGCCCTGCCCGCATGCCGGTCCCGGCGCCTGCGGGGGCTGCGACTGGCAACACGCCGACCTCGCGGCGCAGCGCCGGGGCAAGGCCGAGGTGATCGCAGAGGCCCTGCGCCGTTTCGGTGGGCTGGACGCCGAGGTCGACCCCGAAGCCCATCCCGGGCCGGTCCTGCCCGGCGCGTCCGCCGTTCCCGGCGCGTCCGCCGTGCCGGTGACGTCCGCCGTGCCGGTGACGTCCGCCGTGCCGGTGACGTCCACCGTGCCTGTGCGAGTGGTCGTCGAGGCGGTGCCCGTCGACGGCGAGGGCGACCCGTCCGGCGGTGGCGGGGCGGGCGGCGGCGCGGACGACGGTCTGGGTTGGCGGACCCGGATGCGCTTCGCCGTCACCGCGCGGGGCGAGATCGGGCTGCGGGCCAGCCGTTCCCACCAGGTGGTCGCCACCCCGGACTGCCGCATCGCCCATCCGCTCGTGGCCGCGGCGCTGGCCGGGCGCCGGTTCCCCGGCGCCGACGCGGTCGAGGTCGCCGCGAGTTCCTCCACCGGCCAGGTGGCCGTCGCCGTGCATCCGGCCGGGGTGGCGCCGGCGCCGGGCGAGGTCGTCGAGACGGTGGAGCAGCGGCGGTTCCAGCTCGGGCCGGACGTGTTCTGGCAGGTCCACCCGGGTGCCCCGCGGGTACTGGTCGCCGCCGTGCGCGACGCGTTGCGACCCGGTCCCGGCGAGACCGCGCTCGACCTGTATGCGGGGGCCGGTCTGTTCGCCGCGTTCCTCGCCGTCGACGTCGGTTCCGGCGGCCGCGTGGTCGCGATGGAGTCCGACGCCGCGGCGGTCGCCGCCGCCGCCCGCAGCCTCGCCGACCTGCCCCAGGTCTCGCTGCGCTCGGTGCGGGTGACCCCGGCGACGGTGCGCGGGGTGATCGGCAGCGGACCGACGGCCGGCCGCGTCGACATCGCCGTGCTGGACCCGCCGCGCACGGGGGCGGGGCCCGCCGTGATGGCCGCGCTGCTCGCCCACCACCCGCGTGCCGTCGCGTATGTCGCATGCGACCCGGTCGCCCTGGGCCGGGATCTGGCTGCCGCCTCCGAATCCGGTTACGAGCTGGTCTCACTACGTGCGTTCGACCTGTTTCCGATGACCGCGCACGTCGAATGTGTGGCCCTGTTGAAGCCACGTGTTACCGAACCCGCTGTGACCGAATCCGTACGGCAGGTGGGGGGGACGGTCGCCGCCAGGACCGATCGGTC from Frankia alni ACN14a harbors:
- a CDS encoding potassium channel family protein, encoding MHVVILGCGRVGSALARGVERLGHSVAIIDQNAAAFGRLDATFAGQRVTGMGFDRDTLVEAGIERAAAFAAVSSGDNSNIIAARVAREMFGVERVVARIYDPRRAEVYERLGIPTVATVRWTRDQILGRLLPDAVTAQWSDPSGSVLLTAIPPGAAWAGRKLRELEEAAGVRVVCVTRFGEGVLPDARTLVQDGDVLHVAVTKARATAADTVLRTGPEEK
- a CDS encoding APC family permease, whose amino-acid sequence is MALTDRLKRGFVGRPIGSDRLGETLLSKRVALPVFASDALSSVSYATEEILLVLSLGGLAFYHLSPWLAGAVIVLMLTVVASYRQNVHAYPSGGGDYEVVSTNLGPRAGLLVGSALLVDYVLTVAVSVSAGVANLTSAVTALAPHKVIIAVVIVIVLTMMNLRGVRESGTAFAIPTYGFVAGVAVMIVTGLIKTAVGHTPRAESAGYHVVAEHDYAGLALAFLVLRAFASGCTALTGVEAISNGVPAFQKPKSRNAATTLLLMGVIAVAMFAGVTALALISDVHVAEHTKDLVGASGEQPTVIAQVAAAVFGDGSPGFVYIATVTTLILMLAANTAFNGFPVLGSILARDGYLPRQLHTRGDRLAYSNGIVLLAGFAIVLIIFYHAQVTALIQLYILGVFISFTLSQTGMVRHWARILRSTGPAAPDPAARRRIRRSQTINFVGACLTGTVLVLVLITKFTHGAWIVCLAIPIIFLGMRGIRSHYDRVAVELTPEPGPPTLPSRIRAVVLVSKIHAPTLRALAYAKASRPHSLVALTVAVDQADADRLRAAWAERGISIDLVVLASPYREVTRPVLDYVARMRRESPRDVVAVYVPEYVVGHWWEHLLHNQSALRLKARLLFQPGVMVTSVPWQLASSSGAERRVERTGAGAVRRGRAALPGPATLEATRGSTGAAGPAAAGSTPVERE
- a CDS encoding class I SAM-dependent RNA methyltransferase; translated protein: MTPARRRPAGGPATRPHSASAGKTAGSAGNAAGPAGRTAGSAGKTAGPAGKAAGATGQAAGPARADADAATAVGSIIELVVGQVAHGGFCVARAGGRVVFVRHALPGERVRARVTDDSHDRYWRADAVDILTPAPQRVAAPCPHAGPGACGGCDWQHADLAAQRRGKAEVIAEALRRFGGLDAEVDPEAHPGPVLPGASAVPGASAVPVTSAVPVTSAVPVTSTVPVRVVVEAVPVDGEGDPSGGGGAGGGADDGLGWRTRMRFAVTARGEIGLRASRSHQVVATPDCRIAHPLVAAALAGRRFPGADAVEVAASSSTGQVAVAVHPAGVAPAPGEVVETVEQRRFQLGPDVFWQVHPGAPRVLVAAVRDALRPGPGETALDLYAGAGLFAAFLAVDVGSGGRVVAMESDAAAVAAAARSLADLPQVSLRSVRVTPATVRGVIGSGPTAGRVDIAVLDPPRTGAGPAVMAALLAHHPRAVAYVACDPVALGRDLAAASESGYELVSLRAFDLFPMTAHVECVALLKPRVTEPAVTESVRQVGGTVAARTDRSAPPPPGRPGVSSARHAGARGASAYPHPDQ